The Desulfuromonadales bacterium genomic interval GAAGCATTTGAGGAGGAAGTAGAGGAAGAGGTGGCCTTCAGCGGTGCCTGATGGGAGGCATGAAGGGCTGCGGCTCAGCCGCGACATGTCGGCAGGCTGCGAAAATAGCTGTCTGTTATTTGTTCAATGGAGAGGAGTCGGGACCTGTCCCCACAACCCGCCCCTGCTTCTGGTTACTGCGGCCGCGCTCCAGATAGGTCCGGCCGCAAAGCGCCAAGAGATCCTTTCCGTCAGCAATAGACTCATCGATCAACCTGGTTTTCCGAGTTGAAACAATTCCAGGAACGACTCTGATTCAGGCAGGCTTTTTGAACTTGCCGATGATCACCCTGGCCAGACTGACGATGGCTAGCACCACGCCGCCGGCTACCACTCCGGCCAGCGCATTCAGGGCCATGGGGGTAATCGCCGCCAGCACGCCGCCGATCCCCGGAATACCGTGGATGGCTTCTTCCGCGTGATGCAGCACCTCGTGCGCATTGGGGATGCCATGCACCAGGATGCCGCCGCCCACCATGAACATGGCCAGCGTCCCGACAACGGCCAGCGTCTTCATCAGGTACGGCGCCACGCGCAGGAAACCCTTTCCCAGGGCCCGCTGGCAGCCGCCCCAGGCATTGTTCGCGCTGGTTTTTACCAGATACAGGCCGGCGTCGTCCAGCTTCACGATGCCGGCTACCAGGCCATAGACGCCGATCGTCATGATGGCGGCAATGCCAGCGACAACGGCCACCTGGGTGCCGAAGGCGGCGCCCTTCACCGTGCCCAGCGCAATTACGATGATTTCTGCCGAGAGGATGAAGTCCGTGCGAATGGCGCCCTTGATTTTTTCCTTCTCGAAAGCCACCAGATCCACCTCGGGGTCGATCAGGGCCTTGACGATTTCGGCATGTTCGGCCTGTTCCTCGGCCTTGCTGTGCAGGAACCGGTGCGCCAGTTTTTCAAAGCCCTCATAACACAGATACGCACCGCCCAGCATCAGCAGCGGGATGACCCCCCACGGCGCCAGAGCGCTGATGGCCAGAGCCGCCGGCACCAGAATCAGCTTGTTCCTGACCGACCCCTTGGCCACCGCCCACACTACCGGCAGTTCACGCTCGGCCCGTACGCCGGCCACCTGCTCCGCATTCAGCGCCAGGTCATCGCCCAACACGCCGGCGGTTTTTTTTGCGGCCACTTTGGTCATCACCGCGATATCGTCGAGCACGGTGGCTATGTCATCTAACAGAGCGAAAAGGCTGGAACCTGCCACGTTGCGACTCCATAAGTTTAAAAAAACTGTTATTGAGGAATTTCCCGGTTTATTTCCCGCGATTCATTCGACGGGAGGGATGGGCTGTCATAAGCGGTCCACGAATTTCGTCCGGCAGTGTGCCACAAGGCTGCAGCCGGGGCAAATTCTTTTGAGGAGGAGGGGGCTTGGACAGAACCTGGGAGACGGACGAAGAAGTATACTAATAGCAAAAGGAGGCCGAATATGCGCGAGACGACTCTGACATTGCCCGTTCTTTCACTGATCGCCGGCACCCGGGCCATGCTCGGAGCGGGGGTGGCCCTGCTGCTGGGGGGGCGCCTGCCGGCGAGGGAGAAGAAAGCCGTCGGCTGGACCCTGCTTCTGATCGGGGCGTTGACGACGATCCCCCTCGCCGCCCAGGCCTTGAGCAGGAGCCGGAGGGTTGAGGGTGGGAGCCGCGAATAGCCCCACCCGGGGAAAGTCAGCCGTTCGCGTTCTATTCGTCCCCAAGACACCGAGCCACTGCCGGGTCGCATCGGTTGGGACTGGCGCCTTCTTCAGCCGGCCGAAGCCGGCCGGGCCTTCGCCAATCGGTGCAACGTGCGGAAATGCCTGAGCAGATTAAAAAAGCAAATAACCCCAACCACGGCGATCAGGCCAGCAGAAAGGGTTATGCTTTGGTCGGAAGCGAGGGAAAAGAAACCGTATTCAAGGAGCATCACCAAGGATCCCAGCACCCCCGCCGACATAGTGATGATGCGAATAATGGTGATCTGTTTGATCGGCAAACCTTCCGGCATGCTGGCCTCATCTGTTCAGAGGTGGATTGAAGCTTCGGGGAGATTCTATCTGTTGACTAACTCACCCTTCCCGCGAAGGGATTCCTGATTTCGACACCGCAGATTTTCTGCCCATCCGAAAGATCCTCCGTCAGAAGAACTGCGGCTCCTCCGGTGATGGCGGCGGCGATGACCATCGAATCCCAGAACGAAAACCCGTGTTTCTCCTGGACATCGATGGCCTTGAGGATCGCATCGCCGTCGTTGACGACGACATCCCACGTAAGGAAATCGGTAATGATCTCGCGAGCGGTAGCGAGGTCGAGGGGCTTGGGAATTTTGCGGGTGACGGTGACGTGGAATTCCTGAAGGACCTGCGTGCTCACCATGCCAAGCCCCGATTCCCACAAGCCGGTCAGCAGGTCACGCGCCTTCTGGTGCTTGTCGCCGGCCGAGGTGTCATAGGCATAGATGAGGATGTTGGTGTCGAGAAAGGTATTAACGCCTTTCATGGAGTTCCTCGCGATCGATGCCGCGGCCCTTCGTCCCGAGGTCGAGCCCGGCTTCCAGGAGCCTAAGCTGCCTCGCCCGCGCCCGGCTGTAGCCGGAGGCTTCTCTCACCTTTTCCTCCACCGATTCGCGCAGCAGTTCGCTGAGGGAAATCTCCTTCCGGGCGGCGAGGGATTTTGCCTTTTTCAGCAGGGGCTTGGGAAGAGAAAGGGTAACGTTCTGCTTCTCCATTATTTTCTCCACGCTGTGGGTTCACGAGAAAAGTGTAGCACGTTTTTTCGTGAAGAGACAGCTGTTCGACCACATTACTTCCGTACCAGCAGCACCACCCCCACCACTGAGCAGACCGCACCGCCGATGTACTTCCACATCACCCGGTCCGAGTGCGTCCCTGCGATAGCGCGAGATAGCTGGTTGGCCAGAGACTGGGACTCGCTGTGGCCCCACCAGAAGAGAAACCCGCCGGCCACCAGCAGAGCGAGGCCGAGGGCAAGCTTGATCGTGTTGCTATCGTTGGCCATTGAAAAACTCCCCACAAGGGTTGATTTACTTCTTCGCGCCCAGCTCCCGCGAGCGCCGCGCCGCGCTGCCGACCGCTT includes:
- a CDS encoding DUF808 domain-containing protein gives rise to the protein MAGSSLFALLDDIATVLDDIAVMTKVAAKKTAGVLGDDLALNAEQVAGVRAERELPVVWAVAKGSVRNKLILVPAALAISALAPWGVIPLLMLGGAYLCYEGFEKLAHRFLHSKAEEQAEHAEIVKALIDPEVDLVAFEKEKIKGAIRTDFILSAEIIVIALGTVKGAAFGTQVAVVAGIAAIMTIGVYGLVAGIVKLDDAGLYLVKTSANNAWGGCQRALGKGFLRVAPYLMKTLAVVGTLAMFMVGGGILVHGIPNAHEVLHHAEEAIHGIPGIGGVLAAITPMALNALAGVVAGGVVLAIVSLARVIIGKFKKPA
- a CDS encoding PIN domain-containing protein produces the protein MKGVNTFLDTNILIYAYDTSAGDKHQKARDLLTGLWESGLGMVSTQVLQEFHVTVTRKIPKPLDLATAREIITDFLTWDVVVNDGDAILKAIDVQEKHGFSFWDSMVIAAAITGGAAVLLTEDLSDGQKICGVEIRNPFAGRVS
- a CDS encoding ribbon-helix-helix protein, CopG family, with translation MEKQNVTLSLPKPLLKKAKSLAARKEISLSELLRESVEEKVREASGYSRARARQLRLLEAGLDLGTKGRGIDREELHERR
- a CDS encoding DUF3185 family protein; translated protein: MANDSNTIKLALGLALLVAGGFLFWWGHSESQSLANQLSRAIAGTHSDRVMWKYIGGAVCSVVGVVLLVRK